Proteins found in one Subtercola endophyticus genomic segment:
- the rpsL gene encoding 30S ribosomal protein S12: MPTIQQLVRKGRTRKVTKTKAPALKSNPQQRGVCTRVYTTTPKKPNSALRKVARVKLSNGTEVTAYIPGEGHNLQEHSMVLVRGGRVKDLPGVRYKIVRGALDTQAVKNRKQARSRYGAKMEKK; this comes from the coding sequence GTGCCTACCATTCAGCAGCTGGTCCGTAAGGGCCGAACGCGCAAGGTCACGAAGACCAAAGCGCCTGCTCTCAAGTCCAACCCGCAGCAGCGCGGCGTGTGCACCCGTGTGTACACCACCACGCCCAAGAAGCCGAACTCGGCCCTGCGTAAGGTCGCCCGCGTCAAGCTGTCCAACGGCACTGAGGTGACCGCCTACATTCCCGGTGAAGGCCACAACCTGCAAGAGCACTCGATGGTGCTCGTGCGCGGCGGTCGTGTGAAAGACCTGCCCGGTGTTCGTTACAAGATCGTTCGCGGCGCCCTCGACACCCAGGCCGTCAAGAACCGCAAGCAGGCTCGCAGCCGCTACGGCGCGAAGATGGAGAAGAAGTAA